A part of Synergistaceae bacterium genomic DNA contains:
- a CDS encoding tRNA-binding protein: MAVYDDFAKLDIRAGTIIKAESFPKARKPAYKLTIDFGADIGIKHSSAQITDCYTPESLTGKKILAVVNFPPRQIADFMSEVLVLGTDSGDGIILAVPDMAEKVSDGDKLC, from the coding sequence ATGGCAGTATATGACGATTTCGCAAAACTCGACATCAGAGCCGGGACAATCATCAAGGCCGAGTCATTCCCGAAAGCAAGAAAGCCCGCCTACAAGCTCACAATAGATTTCGGGGCTGACATCGGCATAAAGCATTCAAGCGCGCAGATTACGGACTGTTACACGCCGGAGAGCCTCACGGGGAAAAAGATTCTTGCTGTGGTAAATTTCCCGCCCCGGCAGATCGCGGATTTCATGAGCGAAGTTTTAGTGTTAGGGACAGACAGCGGGGACGGAATCATTCTTGCAGTTCCTGACATGGCCGAAAAAGTTTC